The DNA region CGGATCGAGAAGCTGGAGCAGCTGCGCGTGCTGGAGAATGGTTTCGATATTGCGGTGGGCGCGACGACGGATCCGACCATCGGTGTCGATACGCCGGAGGATGCGGTGAAGTTCGAGGCGGCGTTGGGGTGAGGGATTCGTTGCGTGCGGAGGCGCTGACGTGATTCTGGTGTCAGAGTTTTTTGCGGGAGACGCTGGTGACCCAGAGGATTTCGCAGGCGCCGCCTTCGGTGTCGTCGCGGGTGAGCGAGGAGCGCCAGGTGCCGCCGTCGGGGGTGGAGGCTTCGACGAGATAACCTTCGAGCGTGACGAGTTCGTGGCGTTTCACGGCGAGGAGCTGGCTGCGGATTTTGGCGTCGGCCGGGAGGCAGTGCGTGTTGGCGGAGTTTTGCGCGATCTGTTCCGGTTCGAGCGGCGCTTCGTTTTTCCAGCTGTAGAAATAGAAGCGACCGTGCTGGGTGATTTTGAGTCCGTTGATGGCGTAGGCCGTGGACATGGGGCCCCAGCCGAGGGCGAGGTCGAGGGGACAGAGATCGGAGAGCGGAGCGAAGCGGTAGCGTTCGCCGCGGAGGACGACGGCGGTGATCTGGTACTTCGCGAGCGGCTTGATGGTGTATTCGCCGTTTCGGAACGCGGCGGGAAGGCCTGCGGAGGATTGAACGGGCTGGCGCGGAGCGGGGATGCCTTTCCAGCGGGCAGGCGTGTCGCGGATGAAGAAAAACCAAGCCGCAGCAACCAGCAGCACGAGAACGATGCGCTTTTTCACTGCGAAGCGGGATGTCGAGTTGCGGGGAGGAGTTGTGGATCAATTTTCCACGAGCTCAGGCACGGGATCTTGTCTGCGGGTTTTGCGTGGCGTTGAGGCTGACTGCGGACCGCGCGCCTTGTGTTTGGGGCGAGCAGGCGAGCCCTCGACCAAGGTTTTGAGGCGGCCGGCGATGGAATCGAGCTCGACGGCCTGGGCGCTGAGTTCTTCGGCGGCGGCGGCGGTTTCTTCGGACTGGGATGCGTTGGCCTGAGTCACCTTGTCCATTTGGACGACCGCAGTATTTATCTGTCCGATACCCTGAGTCTGTTGGTCACTGGCGGTGGCGATTTCTGAGGCGAGGCTGGTGAGCTGGTTGATCTTGCCCCGAATGTCTTCGAATCCGGTGGCGACGTGGCCGCAGATTTCGACGCCGCGGTTGGCGCGCTGAAGGGCGTCGCCAATCTGGTCGGAGGTCTCGCGGGCTGCGACTGTGGAGCGTTGGGCGAGGGCGCGGACCTCGTCGGCTACGACGGCGAAACCGGCGCCGGCCTCACCGGCACGGGCGGCTTCGACGGCGGCGTTGAGAGCGAGGATGTTGGTTTGAAAGGCGATTTCGTCGATGGTCTTGACGATGCGGGCGACGCTGTCGCTCGACGTTTTGATGGCGTTCATGGCGGAGACCATGTCCTGCATCTGTTGCGCTCCCCGGTCGGCGGAGTTGCGTGCGTCTGTGGCGAGGGTGCTTGCGGTGGTGGCTCCCTCGGCGTTGCGCTTGGTCATGCTGGCGAGTTCTTCAAGCGAGGCGCTGGTTTCCTCAAGCGAGGCGGCTTGTTCGCTCGATGCCTCGGCCAGGGCTTGGCTGGTGGCGGAGATTTGGGAGACGGCGGAACTGGTCTGCGCAGAGCCTTCGACGAGATGGCCAGCGATCCGCTGAATGGGTTTCGAGATGCTACGCGCTATCACGAGAACGACGGCGAGAACGAGGATGAGAGCGCCGGCACCGATCTGGATGGCGGTATTACGAACGGCGCGAGCTGCGGCGAGGACTTTGGACTCGGGGATGGAGGCGGTGACGTTCCATGGGGTGCGGCTTTCGCCGATGAGGATGGGCACACCGATGCGAAAGACGTTGTCGTTGAGTGTGTGCGAGAAGCTGGTGACTGAGAACGGCTCGCCTTTG from Nibricoccus aquaticus includes:
- a CDS encoding methyl-accepting chemotaxis protein, with protein sequence MRPLSLKAKMLFSIGTVVVLGLTLTIGFIAWRTDALAREQGIAYARELSANRAQEVARRLDGAFTVPRTLALSLEGSLASGTALSRETVNLMLRRTLEATPGLFALWTCWEPDAFDRRDADFVNQTGHDTTGRFVPYWFRKGDTIALEPNKDYTIAGAGDYYLLPRASGKEVILEPYIYEAGGKKILMTSLVVPIRQGEKIVGVVGVDIDLAQLSSLTAAKIFETGYIALISQKGVYVSHPKTERLNNPVAKTDPWIEPLLAGLAKGEPFSVTSFSHTLNDNVFRIGVPILIGESRTPWNVTASIPESKVLAAARAVRNTAIQIGAGALILVLAVVLVIARSISKPIQRIAGHLVEGSAQTSSAVSQISATSQALAEASSEQAASLEETSASLEELASMTKRNAEGATTASTLATDARNSADRGAQQMQDMVSAMNAIKTSSDSVARIVKTIDEIAFQTNILALNAAVEAARAGEAGAGFAVVADEVRALAQRSTVAARETSDQIGDALQRANRGVEICGHVATGFEDIRGKINQLTSLASEIATASDQQTQGIGQINTAVVQMDKVTQANASQSEETAAAAEELSAQAVELDSIAGRLKTLVEGSPARPKHKARGPQSASTPRKTRRQDPVPELVEN